In one window of Erwinia tasmaniensis Et1/99 DNA:
- the pqqD gene encoding pyrroloquinoline quinone biosynthesis peptide chaperone PqqD — MSLDQSIPVFRRGYRLQWEEVQNCHVILYPEGMAKLNDSATMILELVDGKRSLAEIVLALNTRFPEAGGVDDDVADFFAAAREQKWIIFREPL; from the coding sequence GTGAGCCTCGACCAAAGCATCCCCGTGTTCCGCCGCGGCTATCGCCTGCAGTGGGAAGAAGTGCAGAACTGCCATGTGATCCTTTACCCGGAGGGAATGGCGAAACTTAACGACAGCGCGACGATGATCCTCGAACTGGTGGACGGCAAGCGCTCGCTGGCGGAGATCGTGCTGGCACTGAATACGCGTTTTCCGGAGGCGGGCGGCGTCGATGACGACGTGGCCGATTTCTTTGCGGCCGCGCGCGAACAGAAGTGGATAATTTTCCGTGAACCCCTCTGA